AGCCGCCCTGCCCGCGCTTCGTGGCTCTCGATGTCGGGATTGGCGCCGGGAGGAATGTTTTCCTCGATCCAGGTCTCAGCCCACCTCAGGAATCGCTTGCTCATGACTGCCC
This window of the Chromatiales bacterium 21-64-14 genome carries:
- a CDS encoding DUF768 domain-containing protein, with the translated sequence MSKRFLRWAETWIEENIPPGANPDIESHEARAGRL